The region TCCTCGACCTCGAATGGATCGAATCGCAATGGCTTGCCTTGTCGCGCCATTTCACGCTCCACCGCCACACGGGGAAACCCGTAGCGCGCCTCAGCGTCGAGCACCGCACGAAGGCCGCTGAGCAGCGTATCGAGCCCACTACCCCAAATCCCGCTCTTGATCACCGCTTTCAATAACCACCGCCGAACCTCATTGCGATCTACCGCATCAGCAGCACGGCGCAGGTAGCCATCATCCAGCCGGCGAAGGTGGGCGTAGTGGGCGAGCGGAATCATCACGCTGCTTGCCGGCAGAGTAGCCGACGAGAAACCAAAGTCGCTCAGCAGTTGGGCGGCTAGGCGAAGCGACCGCTCGATATCCTCCCAGCCATCCTCCATCTCCAGCATCGTGTGTCGATCGAAGTTGCCAACCTTGAACCGAATATCACCCTTCCCCAACAAGACCAATCCGGTCTTGAGCACACTGTTCTTGTCAAAGTTGAAACCCTGACCCGTGCGGTTCAGATCATCAACGAGCTCGTGGATCTCCTCTCGCGCATCGCGGTCCCGCCACTGGGAAGTTGCGATACTAAGAAGCAGATCACTAAACGAAAGAGGAACAGCGCCACTGTTAACGCGTATAAAGATGTTCAGCACCTTTTCGAGGCGCTGGTCCTCCTCCTCGAAGTAGTTGATCAACGTCTGTCGTTTCACTACGTCGTACAGCTTGAAGAGCACTCGACCTGCCACAACAGGAAGATTGTGTTGCGCCGCAATGTCGAACACCTCGTCACCCTCGTTCACCTCGCGGATATCTCCGACGAGAAACCAGAACGATCCGTCTACCGAAGCGGCCGCCTCTTCTGGGGTGAGGAAACGGAAACGGTAAGCGAGGTCCAATTCATCGTCGTCGCCCCGGGACAGCAGATCGATGTACAGCCTCTTGATGGGATACGCGGACGGGTTGTTGGCACGCATCCGCGGAAGTTTCTCGGCGTGTGACCCCCGAAGGCCGATATTCAGCGCAGTCAGCCGCTGCTGCCCATCAAGGATTGCGGTTACCGCCCGCCCCCGTTCGACATCCAGAGTTGGGCAATGCGGCGAGTTCTTGGCGTGATAGGTGCGCACGAAGTCATAGAATGTATAAGACTTTACGTGCTCACCATCCACCTTCCAGAACAGGAATGAGCCAATTGGATAACCACGCATCAGACTGTCGAACAGCTTGCAGATTCGGTCAGGACCCCAGACGAACTCGCGCTGGATCGCAGGAAGGACGTACTCATGGCGGTTCATCCGCTCGAGTGCGGTGGCGATTGTGATGGGCGCTTGAAACGGCACGGGGCTCCCCTCATCGGTGAGGTGCGACTATACGGCGGTGAAGCGAGGGGCGGGGCTACAGCCGCCCTGAGCCGGGACTCGGTCGCGCCGGCCGAGGTGTCCTGGCCGCCGACCCAACTGGTCGCGCTCGGCGTCCTGCTGACACATGCCCTCGCCGCCCTTCACAGATCGGCGTAACCAGCCACGATCTACGGGCTCTCCACTCAGTCCTCGGACTCATCTAGCTCCTCGGGTGGCGACAGCTTCGGGGTACCGCGCTCAATCTGGGTGGGTGTGGGCGGCCATCGGCCGTGTCGTTTGCGAGATGGCATGCCCGCAAACCTATCGATCGGAGAGCGACGACGGCTCAACCGTTTGTCTGCTTCGGACAGCCCAGGGGCCATGCCTCGGCATCTTGCCTTGACAACCGGACCCGAGATCATCACGAGTCGAACAGTCGGCGACGCCCGGACCGTGTCAGATAGCCTGCTCAAGATCCCTTAAATCCACCACCCTGCATCCATCTTGAGGCCAATTTGGGTCGCCTCATCGCCTTTGCCATAGCCTCCCATATGGCCACAGATGCGACAGTGATGAATGGCTGTGCGCAACCCACCAAATAGGTAAGGGCAACATATACGTGTTTCAGCCTCCGTCCGAACGGCCAGCGCGGCAAGTTGAAGCTGCAAGACGAACAAGAGCGCGCCCGGCGGACCCGCCCCGGCGTGGTCTGGCTACGCATCGATGAGCCGGCCCTTGACGAGGAAGAATCGAAGCATCTGATCAACAAAATCATCAGAAAGGTTCGCCAGGGCTGAGTTGAGCGGCACCCGGTGGCGCAAGAGCACCCGCAGCGACGACAACGGCGGCAACTGCATCGAGGTCGCTCACGACCTGCCCAGCAT is a window of Micromonospora sp. NBC_01699 DNA encoding:
- a CDS encoding DUF262 domain-containing protein produces the protein MPFQAPITIATALERMNRHEYVLPAIQREFVWGPDRICKLFDSLMRGYPIGSFLFWKVDGEHVKSYTFYDFVRTYHAKNSPHCPTLDVERGRAVTAILDGQQRLTALNIGLRGSHAEKLPRMRANNPSAYPIKRLYIDLLSRGDDDELDLAYRFRFLTPEEAAASVDGSFWFLVGDIREVNEGDEVFDIAAQHNLPVVAGRVLFKLYDVVKRQTLINYFEEEDQRLEKVLNIFIRVNSGAVPLSFSDLLLSIATSQWRDRDAREEIHELVDDLNRTGQGFNFDKNSVLKTGLVLLGKGDIRFKVGNFDRHTMLEMEDGWEDIERSLRLAAQLLSDFGFSSATLPASSVMIPLAHYAHLRRLDDGYLRRAADAVDRNEVRRWLLKAVIKSGIWGSGLDTLLSGLRAVLDAEARYGFPRVAVEREMARQGKPLRFDPFEVEDLLDIKYGGARTYALLALLYPGIDVRNSFHVDHVYPRSRFTTARLRSMGIPEDKIPLYLERCDRLANLQLLEGAENVDKRAALPAEWVVRAYPDSGARSGYLARNDLGEMPELDGFLEFYDRRRALMRQRLLDLLGVDPAAVAEVQRQAADEAKTSLGFGLASASATGRRDIAAHIVSAFAAVPPGAFLTVGEIRSHRSEEYGDEFPSAGAIAARLFPASGRCTVPDVEPGANDRGVRGARKSVG